The sequence below is a genomic window from Conyzicola nivalis.
ACATCGCGGAGCGCCGCAAGCCGCAAGACGGGCGAATGTCTGTGACGCACGGTGGGCACAAGATCGACCTTCGTGTCGCTACCCTGCCGACGGTGTGGGGCGAAAAGGTCGTTATGCGAATCCTCGACACCTCGTCGACGACGGTGTCCATGGACAATCTCGCTTTGCTCCCCCGCAACGCGGCCGCATACAAAACGTCGTACAGCAAGCCGTACGGAATGATTCTCGTGACGGGTCCGACCGGATCGGGAAAGTCGACGACGCTCTACACGACCCTCGGCACGGTCGCCCGGCCCGAAATCAACGTCATCACAGTCGAAGACCCGGTGGAGTACCGCATGCCGGGCATCAACCAGGTGCAGGTGAACACCAAGGCCGGGCTTACTTTCGCGTCGGCGCTGCGCTCGATCCTGCGTTCCGACCCCGATGTCGTTCTGATTGGCGAGATCCGCGACCACGAGACCGCGCAGATTGCCATCGAGGCATCGCTGACGGGCCACCTCGTGCTGTCTACGCTGCACACCAACGACGCCCCGAGCGCAATCACGCGTCTCACCGAAATGGACATCGAGCCGTTCTTGGTCGGCTCGGCGCTCGACTGTGTCGTCGCCCAGCGTCTGGCACGCCGCCTCTGCGAGCGCTGCAAGGTGCCGTACGCGCACGACGTCGAACAGCTGGCCGCCTTGCGCTTCGCGTTCGACCCGAACCGCCCGATACCTAATCTCTACAAGCCGGTCGGCTGCGCCAACTGCTCGAACACCGGGTACCGCGGACGTATTGCCATCCACGAGGTGATGATCGTGACCGAGGAGATCGAACGGCTCGCCGTACAACGCGCCTCGAGCGCCGAGATATCGAAAGTCGCTATCCAGCAGGGACTCATCCCTCTGCGCTGGGACGGCTGGGCCAAAGTGCAGCTGGGGCTGACATCCGTCGAAGAGATCATGAGAGTTGTTGTATGAACGCGCCTGTCTATGACCTTCCTGATGGCGAAGAGGAGTCGTTCCGGCCTGCCCGGCCCGGGTCGGTTGCGCAGACCAACGCCCTACCGGTCTTGCCGCCGGGCGGACTGATCGACCATGCCTCGGTGGTGCCAGAGTCCGACACCGCGCCTGAACCCGGGTCCCACCCTCCGGCGAACGACGAGACGATCGATTTCGATAGCACCTTCGACTCCAGAGAATTCGCCCCGCCGGCTAACGGGTCGCCATCGTACGTCTCGGCCTTCGACCCCGAAGCGTACGTCTCTCCGTTCGCGGAGGTACCGACGGAGCCCGCCGCCACGTTCCAGTTCCCCTCGGACGACGCGATTCCGATCTTCGATACGGGAGCTTTCGACGCGCCTCCGCCGTCCGTGGTTCCGGACGACGATTCGGCGCTTCCCGCGTCTTCGGGCGCCGGCCCGGAGACGCCCGCCGCCCGCGACGCAGCACCCGCTTGGTCTGCGTCGACAACGCCGCCCGCCCCCACCACGGAGGAGACGGAGACCATGGGCCGCCGCGCGCAACGCCTCCGCGAGGCGGAAGAGGCCGGCGCGCCGACGTCAGAGACGAGTCCGGTCTCTCTCACGGAGCCGATCGACGTGTTCGCACGATCCGCCGCCACTGAGGTTCTCGCCGCGATCGATCCGTCCGGCGAGACCGCTGAGCTGAAGCCATCCGTGCCCTACCTGTCCACGAAGCCGCCGGTCGAAGCGCTGCAATTCACGCTGACCCCGCTCCCATTCGGATCCGGGGGTATCGACGACGACTCGTTCGACCTGTCTGACCTCGGTCAAGGTCAGGCGGGAACAGATCCCGACCTCGTGGCGGCGCTCAACATCGTGGTGAGCCTCGGGGCATCCGACCTCCACGTGAGTGTCGGTACCGTGCCGTTGATCCGCGTCGACGGCGCGCTCCAGTCGGTTCCCGGTTTCGACACGTGGGACGCCGACAAGGTGACATCCGCCATTCACAGCATCCTGAGTCCGAAGCACCGCGACCAGTTCGAGGCCGAGCTCGAACTCGACTTCGCGTACTCGCTGTCGAAGTCGTCCCGCTTCCGGGTGAACATCTACCAGCAGCGTGACTCGATCGGGGCGGCGTTCCGCCTCATCCCGACCGGGATCAAGCAGCTCGCCGAACTCGGCATGCCGGCGCAGATCGCGGAATTCGCTCAACTGCAGCGAGGCCTCGTGCTCGTGACCGGCCCCACTGGGTCGGGTAAGTCGACGACGCTCGCGGCACTCATCGACCTGGTCAACGCGACACGCGCCGACCATATCGTGACCGTGGAAGACCCCATCGAGTTCATCCACTCCAACAAGATGGCGCTGGTCAACCAGCGCGAGGTCGGCCACGACACACACAGCTTCAACAACGCGCTCAAGCACGTGCTGCGACAAGACCCCGACGTCATTCTCATCGGCGAGCTTCGAGATCTCGAGACGATCTCGGTCGCATTGACCGCGGCGGAAACCGGTCACCTCGTCTTCGCGACGCTTCATACCCAGGATGCCCCGCAAACCATCGACCGCCTCATCGATGTGTTTCCCACCCATCAGCAGGGACAAGTGCGAACGCAACTGGCAGCGACCCTGCGCGGAGTGGTCTGCCAGACCCTCGTGAAGCATGCGAGCGGGCAAGGCCGGGTCGTGGCCACAGAGGTCATGGTGACAACGTCGGCCGTCGCGAACCTGATCCGCGAGGGAAAGACCTACCAGATCGCTACAGCAATGCAGGCCGGTGGCGCTCTGGGCATGCACACGCTCGACCAGCATCTTGCCGATCTTGTTAATTCCGGCGAAATCACCCATGGCGCAGCGCGAGAAAAAGCTAGAGATGTCGAGGCTATCGGGCGTCTCATCCACCGGGTCGACACGTCGATAGCGGCTGGCTTCGGCAACAATGACGCGCTGTACACCGAGACCAACCCGGGGGGCAAGCACTGATGGCGAGCGCGGTGCGAACCTTTGAATACAAGAGCCGCGACTCCGCGGGCAAGA
It includes:
- a CDS encoding GspE/PulE family protein produces the protein MATLTEILILRGVVPIENLDSNSGAWGEDEDAVRALVEKGMVTEIQLASARAAQAELPFVELLDFPVERSAVSLVSAATCRRYQVLPISITDDILTLAMADPGDVFAIDDVRAAARMQVRPVVAAPSDLRQAIDRFHRADGELSDLTTALEEESGSTDVDGAGAADALEDDVPIVRFVNLLISQAIQDKASDIHIEPGEHGMQVRYRIDGVLHQMQSAPKAIQNGVISRLKIMSEIDIAERRKPQDGRMSVTHGGHKIDLRVATLPTVWGEKVVMRILDTSSTTVSMDNLALLPRNAAAYKTSYSKPYGMILVTGPTGSGKSTTLYTTLGTVARPEINVITVEDPVEYRMPGINQVQVNTKAGLTFASALRSILRSDPDVVLIGEIRDHETAQIAIEASLTGHLVLSTLHTNDAPSAITRLTEMDIEPFLVGSALDCVVAQRLARRLCERCKVPYAHDVEQLAALRFAFDPNRPIPNLYKPVGCANCSNTGYRGRIAIHEVMIVTEEIERLAVQRASSAEISKVAIQQGLIPLRWDGWAKVQLGLTSVEEIMRVVV
- a CDS encoding type IV pilus twitching motility protein PilT, with translation MVPESDTAPEPGSHPPANDETIDFDSTFDSREFAPPANGSPSYVSAFDPEAYVSPFAEVPTEPAATFQFPSDDAIPIFDTGAFDAPPPSVVPDDDSALPASSGAGPETPAARDAAPAWSASTTPPAPTTEETETMGRRAQRLREAEEAGAPTSETSPVSLTEPIDVFARSAATEVLAAIDPSGETAELKPSVPYLSTKPPVEALQFTLTPLPFGSGGIDDDSFDLSDLGQGQAGTDPDLVAALNIVVSLGASDLHVSVGTVPLIRVDGALQSVPGFDTWDADKVTSAIHSILSPKHRDQFEAELELDFAYSLSKSSRFRVNIYQQRDSIGAAFRLIPTGIKQLAELGMPAQIAEFAQLQRGLVLVTGPTGSGKSTTLAALIDLVNATRADHIVTVEDPIEFIHSNKMALVNQREVGHDTHSFNNALKHVLRQDPDVILIGELRDLETISVALTAAETGHLVFATLHTQDAPQTIDRLIDVFPTHQQGQVRTQLAATLRGVVCQTLVKHASGQGRVVATEVMVTTSAVANLIREGKTYQIATAMQAGGALGMHTLDQHLADLVNSGEITHGAAREKARDVEAIGRLIHRVDTSIAAGFGNNDALYTETNPGGKH